The proteins below come from a single Caldisericota bacterium genomic window:
- the panC gene encoding pantoate--beta-alanine ligase has product MQIIRTIEEMKEFSKKIKENGKSIGFVPTMGYLHEGHLSLVRKAKEENDTVVTSIFVNPTQFAPTEDLDQYPRDEKGDSAKLKKEGVTVIFIPTIKEIYPAEYQTYVEVAELTKNLCGKSRPTHFRGVTTIVLKLFKIVNPDRAYFGKKDYQQFRVIEKMCRDLNFDVKIVSCPIVREKDGIAMSSRNKHLTEEERRDAIVLYQALEKGKEIILNGEKNSSKIIQTMKNMIQSKKKLKKIDYVSIVDLYTLKDLYYVDRNILIAVAAYFGKVRLIDNIEVIIDAKNNA; this is encoded by the coding sequence ATGCAAATTATAAGAACAATAGAAGAAATGAAAGAATTCTCTAAAAAAATAAAAGAAAACGGAAAGTCAATAGGTTTTGTACCAACAATGGGGTATCTGCACGAAGGGCATCTCTCACTTGTAAGAAAAGCAAAAGAAGAAAATGATACGGTAGTTACAAGTATTTTTGTAAATCCTACGCAGTTTGCACCAACAGAAGACCTGGATCAATACCCACGTGATGAAAAAGGGGATTCTGCAAAACTTAAGAAAGAAGGAGTTACAGTAATATTTATTCCCACAATAAAGGAAATATATCCAGCAGAGTATCAAACCTATGTAGAAGTTGCAGAGCTTACAAAAAACCTCTGCGGAAAGTCTCGACCAACACATTTTAGAGGTGTAACAACTATTGTTTTAAAACTCTTCAAAATTGTAAATCCCGATAGGGCATACTTTGGAAAAAAGGACTATCAGCAGTTTAGAGTAATCGAAAAGATGTGTAGAGATTTGAATTTTGATGTAAAAATTGTATCCTGCCCAATTGTGCGTGAAAAGGATGGGATTGCAATGAGTTCAAGAAATAAACATCTCACAGAAGAGGAAAGAAGAGACGCAATAGTTCTTTATCAAGCCTTAGAAAAAGGAAAAGAAATAATCTTAAATGGAGAAAAGAACAGCAGCAAAATCATCCAGACAATGAAAAACATGATTCAAAGTAAAAAAAAGTTGAAAAAAATTGATTACGTATCAATTGTAGACCTGTACACGCTTAAAGACCTCTACTATGTGGATAGAAATATACTCATCGCAGTTGCTGCATATTTTGGAAAGGTAAGACTTATTGACAATATAGAGGTGATTATAGATGCAAAGAATAATGCTTAA
- a CDS encoding YggS family pyridoxal phosphate-dependent enzyme gives MIKENVQKIFKEIPEDALLVAAVKSRSIKEIKEAVDAGVKIIGENYLQETEKLFPYIGHIVKWHYIGSIQKNKIKKIVEIFDMIETVDSVDVLRGIDRRAKGIGKIMPVLIEVNSGKEEQKSGVYPEQAGQLIDAAAPFKNVLIQGLMTMGPFVNDPEKLRPYFKLTKELFDCLKARETKNAQMKYLSMGMSDSYKIAIQEGANIVRIGTLIFGPRHDR, from the coding sequence GTGATTAAGGAAAACGTTCAAAAAATCTTTAAGGAAATACCAGAAGATGCATTGCTTGTCGCAGCTGTCAAATCGCGTTCTATTAAGGAAATCAAAGAAGCAGTCGATGCCGGTGTAAAAATTATCGGGGAAAATTATCTGCAGGAAACGGAAAAATTGTTTCCATACATTGGGCATATTGTTAAATGGCATTATATTGGCTCTATTCAAAAAAATAAGATAAAAAAAATTGTTGAAATTTTCGATATGATAGAAACAGTTGACTCTGTTGATGTTCTCCGGGGAATCGATAGGCGGGCAAAAGGCATAGGCAAAATAATGCCGGTTCTTATTGAAGTAAACAGTGGTAAGGAGGAGCAGAAAAGCGGTGTATACCCAGAACAAGCCGGACAATTGATAGATGCAGCTGCTCCATTTAAAAATGTGTTAATTCAAGGGCTCATGACAATGGGGCCATTTGTAAACGATCCAGAAAAATTGCGCCCTTATTTTAAGCTTACAAAAGAGCTTTTTGACTGTCTCAAGGCGCGTGAAACGAAAAATGCTCAAATGAAATATCTATCAATGGGGATGTCGGATTCATATAAGATAGCAATACAGGAAGGAGCAAATATTGTGCGAATTGGCACATTGATCTTTGGACCAAGACATGACAGATAA
- a CDS encoding fdrA domain protein: protein MRKISDLFKQELQVINIGLVSFKESLEDVGVKVIQVDWRPSAATDDETKDALQKLLGSK, encoded by the coding sequence ATGAGAAAAATTTCGGATCTCTTTAAACAGGAATTACAGGTAATTAATATTGGCCTTGTTTCTTTTAAAGAAAGTTTAGAAGATGTGGGAGTCAAAGTTATTCAGGTTGACTGGAGACCGTCTGCAGCTACGGATGATGAAACAAAGGATGCCCTTCAGAAGTTATTGGGCTCAAAATAA
- the rlmN gene encoding 23S rRNA (adenine(2503)-C(2))-methyltransferase RlmN: MKKDIKNLNLDELKEYFLSIHEPEYRANELFHSIYREKKESFHDITTLPKSLRKTLTNTFYIYSFKIISKYESKDGSTKYLFQLPDKSLVETVFMHESNQYGKMRNTLCISSSIGCPLGCKFCATGQMGLLRNMTTEEIVEQFLQIDKITKINNVVFMGMGEPLLNYDNVKKAIEIISDKNGRTLGRRKIVISTSGIPGKIYQLTDQIASIRLAISLHAGEQSKRDFLMPGLKEYTLTELRKAINYYTRKTGNTITIEYLLLKEVNDTISDVQSLVNFLKKLKFVKVNLIRYNPVPHVKFKVSKKENMFLRYLQKNSIRATLRKSKGPDISAACGQLATKLRK; this comes from the coding sequence TTGAAGAAAGATATAAAAAATTTGAATTTAGATGAATTGAAAGAATACTTTCTTTCAATTCATGAGCCTGAATACCGCGCTAATGAGCTATTTCATTCAATATACAGAGAAAAAAAGGAGAGTTTCCATGACATTACAACTCTGCCAAAATCTTTAAGAAAAACGCTGACCAATACCTTTTATATTTATTCATTTAAAATCATTTCAAAATATGAATCTAAAGATGGAAGCACAAAATACTTATTCCAATTACCCGATAAAAGCCTTGTAGAAACTGTTTTCATGCACGAAAGTAATCAATATGGTAAAATGAGAAACACCCTGTGTATTTCCTCATCAATAGGGTGCCCGCTAGGATGTAAATTTTGCGCCACAGGTCAAATGGGACTGCTAAGAAACATGACGACGGAAGAAATCGTTGAACAATTTCTTCAGATCGATAAAATAACCAAAATAAACAATGTTGTATTTATGGGAATGGGAGAGCCACTTCTCAACTATGATAATGTTAAAAAAGCAATTGAAATTATTTCTGACAAAAATGGGAGAACACTCGGAAGAAGAAAAATAGTAATTTCCACCTCTGGCATTCCTGGGAAAATTTATCAGCTCACAGATCAAATAGCATCTATACGTCTTGCAATTTCCTTACATGCAGGCGAACAAAGCAAAAGAGATTTTCTAATGCCAGGACTAAAAGAATATACCTTAACAGAATTAAGAAAGGCCATTAATTACTATACTCGCAAGACAGGTAATACCATTACGATTGAATATCTATTATTAAAGGAAGTGAATGATACCATCAGCGATGTACAAAGCTTAGTCAATTTTTTGAAAAAGCTTAAATTTGTAAAAGTAAATCTAATTCGATACAATCCAGTTCCGCACGTTAAATTTAAAGTATCAAAAAAAGAGAATATGTTTCTTAGATACCTGCAAAAAAATAGTATACGGGCTACACTGAGAAAATCAAAGGGGCCAGATATTTCTGCTGCCTGCGGTCAACTTGCCACAAAACTCCGAAAATAA
- the panB gene encoding 3-methyl-2-oxobutanoate hydroxymethyltransferase, producing the protein MTVPKLKHFKGMKAITALTAYDFLTARILDEAGIDIILVGDSVGTTIQGLSSTIPVKMEEMLYHTRIVKRGAKRALVVGDMPFLSYQTSQEDAIRNAGLFLKEGAEAIKLEGGENIAPLIEKLVFYGIPVMGHIGLTPQSVNLFGGYKIQGKTEKKKERLITDAKALEEAGAFSIILEGMPEEVGKEITESVSIPTIGIGAGRFCDGQILVVTDILGMDPTFTPRFVKKYRDLYEEIKNAVSEYIEDIKTQKFPSEEHVFHAKKKEE; encoded by the coding sequence ATTACCGTTCCAAAATTAAAACACTTTAAAGGAATGAAAGCAATAACTGCTCTTACAGCATATGATTTTCTCACTGCAAGAATACTGGATGAAGCAGGAATTGATATTATCCTTGTGGGAGATTCTGTAGGTACAACCATCCAGGGGCTGAGTTCAACAATACCTGTAAAAATGGAAGAGATGTTGTATCATACAAGAATTGTGAAAAGAGGAGCAAAAAGAGCACTTGTTGTTGGGGATATGCCCTTCCTCTCATATCAAACATCTCAAGAAGATGCAATAAGAAATGCAGGATTATTCTTAAAAGAAGGGGCAGAAGCAATAAAACTCGAAGGTGGAGAAAATATTGCTCCTCTTATAGAAAAACTTGTTTTCTACGGTATCCCTGTGATGGGACACATTGGGCTCACTCCTCAATCCGTAAATCTATTTGGCGGATACAAAATACAAGGAAAAACGGAAAAGAAAAAGGAACGGCTGATAACTGATGCGAAAGCACTGGAAGAAGCAGGTGCTTTTAGTATCATACTTGAAGGAATGCCAGAAGAAGTTGGAAAAGAAATTACAGAATCGGTTTCAATTCCTACAATAGGAATTGGGGCAGGCAGATTTTGTGATGGACAGATTCTTGTAGTAACTGATATACTTGGAATGGATCCTACGTTTACCCCGCGCTTTGTAAAAAAATATAGAGATCTATATGAAGAAATTAAAAATGCTGTAAGCGAATATATAGAAGACATAAAAACACAAAAGTTCCCATCTGAAGAACATGTTTTTCACGCAAAGAAAAAGGAAGAATAG
- a CDS encoding cyclase family protein has product MNKEEFIKLLAEAKMYDLTQPLSIHTPPWPSYMPLGIQYFKRIAGAHMGQGANGQIITSSNHVGTHMDGEIHFFSSGRPIGKVPLNEWVGPGVVVDISDEVGDYDLYTPEMLMKKADIRKGDILIINTGYHRYAWDQPASDEVRYMVKHPGPSPEFADWALDMKFKWIGVDCGSADHPMNTILKDWHPGLFKEAEKKLKEKYGKTWEE; this is encoded by the coding sequence ATGAATAAAGAAGAATTTATCAAATTATTAGCCGAAGCAAAAATGTATGATTTAACACAGCCTCTCAGTATTCATACTCCACCGTGGCCAAGTTACATGCCGCTTGGCATACAGTATTTTAAAAGAATAGCAGGTGCACATATGGGGCAGGGTGCAAATGGGCAGATTATTACTTCGAGCAACCATGTAGGCACACATATGGATGGTGAAATACATTTCTTTAGCTCTGGCCGCCCAATTGGTAAAGTGCCTCTTAATGAATGGGTAGGACCTGGAGTGGTAGTAGATATTTCTGACGAGGTAGGAGATTATGATTTATATACGCCAGAAATGCTGATGAAAAAAGCTGATATTAGAAAAGGTGATATTCTTATTATTAACACTGGATATCATCGTTATGCATGGGATCAGCCGGCATCTGATGAGGTGCGTTATATGGTTAAACATCCTGGTCCAAGTCCTGAATTTGCAGATTGGGCATTGGATATGAAATTCAAATGGATTGGTGTTGATTGTGGCAGTGCAGACCATCCTATGAATACTATTTTAAAAGATTGGCATCCTGGATTGTTTAAGGAAGCAGAAAAAAAGCTAAAAGAAAAATACGGAAAAACATGGGAAGAAAT
- the fdrA gene encoding acyl-CoA synthetase FdrA produces MVVKGILKEGEYYDSVTLMLVARDVLALEGVEDAAVVMGTEQNKSILETSGILLDMFKNAIDSDLLIAVKAKDEAICDAAIQKAKELLISRHSKMQETGEYMPKSLEGAVDFLPDANMVIISLAGKYASDEAMKALKKGLHVMLFSDNVSIETEIELKQYGKEHGLLVMGPDCGTAIINGAPLCFANVVNRGDIGIVAASGTGLQEVSAVISNEGAGVSQAIGTGGRDVKKDVGGIMFIEGIKALEEDPETKYIALVSKPPHPGVLEKVASLIKTEIKKPVVGIFLGGDPKIVEEAGAIPANTLEEAGLIAASFSKGKSMDEFKQLLEAREKELLNLAEKESKNKTATQKFVRGLYTGGTLCDEAMLISRTIIGEVYGNAPLNPQFKLEDSWRSKENTFVDLGEDEFTVGRPHPMIDFTLRNKKILEEVNDKEVAVILLDVVLGYGSNMQPGDELNPIIKQAKEIAEKEGRNITFVCTITGTDKDPQGRGKVKQQLEDAGALIMPSNAAASKLASYIVKNLGGVK; encoded by the coding sequence ATGGTAGTAAAAGGAATTCTTAAAGAAGGGGAATATTATGATTCTGTTACGCTTATGCTTGTTGCAAGGGACGTGTTAGCACTGGAAGGGGTAGAAGATGCTGCTGTTGTAATGGGAACTGAGCAAAATAAATCAATTCTTGAGACATCTGGGATTCTTCTCGATATGTTTAAGAATGCAATAGATTCAGATTTATTGATAGCAGTAAAAGCGAAGGATGAGGCAATATGCGATGCTGCAATTCAGAAAGCAAAGGAACTTCTTATATCAAGGCATTCAAAAATGCAGGAAACCGGCGAGTATATGCCAAAAAGCCTTGAGGGTGCTGTGGATTTTCTGCCTGATGCGAATATGGTTATTATTTCGTTAGCGGGGAAATATGCAAGTGATGAGGCCATGAAAGCTCTCAAGAAAGGTCTTCACGTAATGCTGTTCTCAGACAATGTATCAATTGAGACAGAAATTGAGTTAAAACAATACGGAAAAGAACATGGTCTTTTAGTTATGGGTCCTGATTGCGGTACTGCAATTATAAATGGAGCTCCTCTATGTTTTGCAAATGTGGTTAATCGGGGTGATATTGGGATAGTTGCTGCATCTGGCACGGGACTCCAGGAAGTAAGTGCTGTCATTTCGAACGAGGGGGCTGGAGTATCCCAAGCGATAGGAACTGGCGGAAGAGATGTAAAGAAAGATGTCGGTGGGATTATGTTTATTGAAGGAATTAAAGCACTGGAAGAAGATCCTGAAACAAAATACATAGCACTCGTTTCTAAGCCGCCACATCCTGGAGTATTAGAAAAAGTGGCATCTCTTATTAAGACAGAGATAAAAAAACCTGTCGTAGGAATTTTTCTTGGTGGTGACCCAAAGATAGTTGAGGAAGCAGGAGCGATTCCAGCAAATACTCTTGAGGAAGCTGGTCTTATAGCAGCCTCTTTCTCAAAAGGAAAATCAATGGATGAATTCAAACAATTATTAGAGGCAAGGGAGAAGGAGCTTTTAAACCTTGCTGAAAAAGAATCAAAAAATAAAACAGCTACTCAAAAGTTTGTAAGAGGTCTTTATACTGGAGGGACGCTGTGTGACGAGGCAATGCTTATATCTCGTACAATTATAGGGGAAGTTTACGGCAATGCTCCGCTTAATCCGCAATTTAAGCTGGAGGATTCATGGCGCAGTAAGGAGAACACATTTGTCGATTTAGGTGAAGATGAATTTACTGTTGGACGTCCTCATCCTATGATTGATTTTACCTTGCGTAACAAGAAAATTCTTGAGGAGGTAAATGATAAAGAAGTCGCAGTGATACTCCTTGATGTTGTGTTAGGTTATGGTTCTAATATGCAACCAGGCGATGAACTAAATCCAATTATTAAACAAGCAAAAGAAATTGCAGAAAAAGAAGGTAGGAACATCACATTCGTGTGCACTATTACGGGAACAGATAAAGATCCACAGGGAAGAGGAAAGGTAAAACAGCAACTTGAGGATGCTGGGGCTCTTATTATGCCATCTAATGCGGCAGCGTCAAAGCTTGCTTCATATATTGTCAAAAACCTTGGAGGTGTAAAATGA
- a CDS encoding deoxyribonuclease IV, producing MILGAHVSIAGGVSNAPLRAKHIGCDTMQIFSKNQMRWHIPPLDKSEIEKFHSNIKATKIIPGTVHSSYLVNLAAPDDTTHQKSILDLSKELERAEILGIPYVVFHPGAHKGKGEKYALDKIINSIDKIFGLSKAKTTMLLLETTAGEGTNIGYKFEHLAYIMQHSGIPERIGICVDTCHIFAAGYDIRDKSAYNETINAIEEIIGLNRLKAIHLNDSERKLASRVDRHAEIGMGEIGLKAFEFFVNDERLKEILGILEVPGDESGYKKNLQILRSLIK from the coding sequence ATGATTTTAGGAGCACATGTTTCGATTGCAGGTGGGGTTTCAAATGCACCACTACGTGCAAAACATATTGGGTGCGATACAATGCAGATCTTTTCAAAAAATCAAATGCGGTGGCATATTCCACCTCTGGACAAAAGTGAGATTGAAAAATTTCATAGCAATATTAAAGCAACAAAAATTATCCCCGGAACAGTGCATTCTTCGTATCTTGTAAACCTTGCAGCTCCCGATGATACAACACATCAAAAATCAATATTAGATTTGTCAAAAGAATTGGAACGAGCTGAGATCCTTGGTATTCCATATGTTGTTTTTCATCCTGGTGCTCATAAAGGTAAAGGCGAAAAATATGCGCTGGACAAGATTATTAATAGTATCGATAAGATTTTTGGGCTAAGCAAAGCTAAAACTACAATGCTTCTCCTCGAAACAACCGCAGGAGAGGGAACAAATATCGGATACAAATTTGAACATCTTGCATATATCATGCAGCACTCTGGCATTCCGGAGAGAATTGGTATTTGTGTTGATACCTGCCACATATTTGCTGCAGGGTATGATATAAGAGATAAAAGTGCTTATAACGAAACAATTAATGCAATTGAAGAGATTATCGGATTAAATCGATTAAAAGCAATACACCTTAATGATTCTGAAAGAAAATTAGCCTCGCGTGTCGATAGACATGCAGAGATCGGGATGGGAGAAATCGGGTTAAAGGCCTTTGAGTTTTTTGTAAACGATGAACGTCTGAAAGAAATATTGGGAATTTTAGAGGTGCCTGGCGATGAATCGGGATATAAAAAAAATCTTCAAATACTGAGGAGTTTAATAAAATAA
- a CDS encoding N-acetyltransferase: protein MKKQPPERVSQNEIIFKVEELEPLLSPPPMDLKPWTPMYLELKNGSKLVIRQMRKEEAPALLPFIKKFMEVDHDFYDIVGARVYAEILGWYRNRLKDPYMFVGIVDGELAAIANGRVMDEEINISLHTMAFKRGVKAGAAMYYAKCYYAFEVLEQNEFWATYESYNGFKRWGIGMAQPSYPWPEYQHELGGAKVFYITKKYWDTSIKKYLEDYLGTTFKSPVPEDLLKSAENFKIPSEPNV from the coding sequence ATGAAAAAACAACCACCAGAAAGAGTATCACAGAATGAAATTATCTTTAAGGTTGAAGAATTAGAGCCCTTATTAAGTCCACCACCAATGGATTTAAAACCGTGGACTCCAATGTATCTTGAACTAAAAAACGGATCAAAATTAGTGATAAGACAGATGAGAAAAGAAGAAGCTCCTGCCCTACTGCCATTCATTAAAAAATTTATGGAAGTAGATCATGATTTTTATGACATTGTCGGAGCAAGAGTTTATGCAGAGATTTTGGGATGGTATCGTAACAGGTTAAAAGATCCCTATATGTTTGTTGGTATAGTTGACGGAGAACTTGCTGCAATAGCAAATGGAAGAGTTATGGATGAAGAGATTAATATAAGTCTTCATACAATGGCATTTAAAAGAGGGGTAAAAGCAGGTGCTGCCATGTATTATGCAAAATGCTACTATGCTTTTGAAGTCCTTGAACAAAATGAATTCTGGGCAACATACGAAAGTTATAATGGATTTAAGAGATGGGGAATTGGAATGGCGCAACCATCTTACCCATGGCCGGAATATCAGCATGAATTAGGTGGCGCAAAAGTATTTTATATAACAAAGAAATACTGGGACACTTCGATTAAAAAATATCTTGAAGATTATCTCGGTACTACATTTAAATCACCAGTACCAGAAGACCTCTTAAAATCTGCTGAGAATTTTAAGATTCCTTCTGAACCCAATGTATAA
- the panD gene encoding aspartate 1-decarboxylase, translating into MQRIMLKSKIHRACITRKDLNYEGSITIDRDLAEQANLKEFEKVDIYNIFNGERFSTYVLYGEKGSGCIELNGAAARKGETGDIIIIVSYAMIDEKELESFRPTIIFVDKKNRIKERKLPDAGN; encoded by the coding sequence ATGCAAAGAATAATGCTTAAATCAAAAATACACCGGGCATGCATTACAAGAAAAGATTTAAACTACGAGGGAAGTATCACAATAGATAGAGATCTTGCAGAACAGGCGAACCTGAAAGAATTTGAAAAAGTTGACATATACAATATTTTCAATGGCGAGCGTTTCTCTACATATGTGCTGTACGGAGAAAAAGGCTCCGGTTGTATAGAATTAAACGGTGCTGCAGCAAGAAAAGGAGAAACAGGTGATATTATTATAATAGTATCCTATGCAATGATAGATGAAAAAGAGCTAGAAAGCTTCAGGCCCACCATAATATTTGTTGACAAGAAAAATAGAATAAAGGAAAGGAAACTGCCCGATGCCGGAAATTAG
- a CDS encoding Rossmann-like and DUF2520 domain-containing protein, whose amino-acid sequence MNIGIIGAGKVGTTLAIAFKKAGFNVFIASRSMQSAEKAATISGGISTSIQRCAEQSDVIFLSVPDSEIENVAKNIKNVVSKEKIVAHLSGAFPSSILEFLEARTCSVHPLKPFADPLLSVKTLSKTLFAVEGDKTAVNEIEKIIQKINGTLIRIKTADKPIYHLAATITANYTVTLFNLSENLLRPIGFSEIEAKNALLSLLQGVLNNVKEKGSTQALTGPILRGDIKTIQLHLKNIKDPLLKDIYKSLAFATLKIAKERGLDNEKIEGIRKVLNDG is encoded by the coding sequence ATGAATATAGGAATTATTGGAGCAGGAAAAGTAGGAACTACACTTGCAATTGCGTTTAAAAAAGCAGGCTTCAATGTTTTTATTGCAAGTAGAAGCATGCAGAGCGCAGAAAAAGCAGCAACAATTTCTGGGGGTATTTCTACATCAATACAGCGATGTGCAGAACAAAGTGATGTAATTTTTCTCTCAGTTCCAGACTCAGAGATAGAGAATGTGGCAAAGAACATCAAAAATGTAGTAAGTAAGGAGAAAATAGTTGCCCACTTAAGCGGTGCATTTCCTTCTTCAATTCTGGAGTTTCTCGAGGCAAGAACATGCTCGGTACATCCGCTTAAACCATTTGCAGACCCTTTGCTTTCTGTAAAAACTCTCTCAAAAACACTCTTTGCGGTAGAGGGAGATAAAACTGCTGTAAATGAAATAGAAAAAATCATACAAAAAATTAATGGAACACTTATCAGAATTAAAACAGCAGATAAACCAATATATCATCTTGCTGCAACAATTACAGCAAATTATACCGTGACACTCTTTAACCTTTCAGAAAATCTTCTTCGCCCCATTGGATTTAGCGAAATAGAAGCAAAAAATGCGCTTCTTTCGCTGCTTCAAGGCGTTTTGAACAATGTAAAGGAAAAGGGAAGCACTCAGGCACTTACAGGACCGATTCTCAGAGGAGACATAAAAACTATACAACTCCATCTAAAAAATATCAAAGATCCCCTGCTAAAAGATATTTACAAAAGTCTCGCTTTTGCTACACTAAAGATAGCAAAAGAAAGAGGATTGGATAACGAAAAAATTGAAGGAATAAGGAAGGTATTAAACGATGGATAA
- a CDS encoding DUF2877 domain-containing protein, whose protein sequence is MVIATHAQIVSIGSSVPLRDTVFTIHSTFERVANLLYSGGIVSAVTEDIGGGPNNIVINGFNFLNLKEAQIINDELILNNTKIPLLQVSKYDSTVKLDASKKTTFLSGLQIFERILVKHAHPLSSVFLLDDRRKSFFITPFEKNLRNQLDAGVTEILNGKLSSVSKLKGIGLGFTPQGDDLINGMLLAMYVYQLLTDYSTAHIREGIYRLARSKNVISDTFLYFSAKGEFFERFKNLIHAFFQDKESVINATMRLLAIGETSGADIGTGFILASKEAFKKSTNGGVLIW, encoded by the coding sequence GTGGTGATAGCAACGCATGCACAAATTGTTTCGATAGGAAGTAGTGTTCCTTTGCGTGATACTGTTTTTACTATTCATTCAACGTTTGAACGGGTTGCCAATCTTTTATATTCTGGCGGTATTGTATCTGCTGTGACGGAAGATATTGGCGGAGGGCCTAACAATATCGTTATAAATGGATTTAATTTTCTAAATCTGAAAGAAGCGCAGATTATCAACGATGAGCTTATCTTAAATAATACAAAAATACCTTTATTACAAGTCTCTAAGTATGATTCTACGGTTAAGCTTGACGCTTCAAAGAAAACGACTTTTTTGTCTGGGTTGCAAATTTTTGAAAGAATTTTGGTAAAACACGCACATCCATTGAGTAGTGTATTTTTATTGGATGACAGGCGAAAAAGTTTCTTTATTACTCCGTTTGAAAAGAATTTAAGAAATCAACTTGATGCAGGAGTTACTGAGATATTAAACGGTAAACTATCTTCCGTAAGCAAACTGAAGGGGATAGGTCTTGGTTTTACTCCTCAAGGCGACGATCTCATCAATGGTATGCTTCTTGCTATGTATGTGTATCAGCTTTTGACAGATTATTCTACTGCTCATATACGCGAGGGAATATATCGTCTTGCAAGGAGTAAAAATGTTATTTCCGATACATTTTTGTATTTTTCAGCTAAGGGAGAATTTTTCGAACGGTTTAAAAATCTTATCCATGCATTTTTTCAAGATAAGGAATCAGTTATTAACGCCACTATGCGATTACTTGCCATTGGAGAAACATCTGGAGCAGATATTGGAACTGGATTTATCCTGGCGAGCAAAGAGGCATTTAAAAAATCTACAAATGGAGGTGTATTAATATGGTAG
- the plsY gene encoding glycerol-3-phosphate 1-O-acyltransferase PlsY, whose product MAKIVLLSIVAYLLGSIPNGYIICKKFYHIDITKYGSKNIGMTNVQRVVGNKAAIAVFLLDFAKGFLAVIIGKYFLNSPSLAITLGIMAIIGHDYSLFMPHFKGGKGVATAYGIIGAISIYTGLLSGGVFFLIILLTRYVSLASIVSVCFFPIFLILFHADKTIILSSLIIVLLVKISHRENIKRLLKGNERKIGEKIKFDKDKN is encoded by the coding sequence ATGGCAAAAATAGTGTTATTAAGTATCGTTGCTTACTTACTTGGTTCTATACCCAATGGGTATATTATATGTAAAAAATTTTACCACATTGATATTACTAAGTACGGCAGCAAAAACATTGGAATGACAAATGTACAGCGAGTAGTAGGAAATAAAGCGGCTATTGCCGTGTTTTTATTAGATTTTGCAAAAGGGTTTTTGGCTGTGATTATAGGAAAATATTTTTTGAATTCTCCATCACTTGCAATAACCTTAGGGATTATGGCCATAATAGGGCATGATTATTCTCTTTTTATGCCTCACTTTAAAGGGGGAAAGGGAGTAGCAACAGCATATGGTATCATCGGGGCCATATCGATCTATACTGGATTACTATCCGGAGGCGTATTTTTCCTTATAATACTCCTGACACGATATGTTTCACTAGCTTCGATTGTTTCTGTCTGCTTTTTTCCTATATTTCTTATTCTGTTCCATGCAGACAAAACGATTATATTGTCTAGTTTAATAATTGTATTACTTGTCAAAATTTCGCACCGCGAAAACATTAAAAGACTCTTAAAAGGGAATGAACGAAAAATTGGAGAAAAAATAAAGTTTGATAAGGATAAAAATTGA